From one Streptomyces sp. R41 genomic stretch:
- a CDS encoding DNA polymerase III subunit gamma and tau: protein MSSLALYRRYRPESFAEVIGQEHVTDPLQQALRNNRVNHAYLFSGPRGCGKTTSARILARCLNCEQGPTPTPCGECQSCRDLARNGPGSIDVIEIDAASHGGVDDARDLREKAFFGPASSRYKIYIIDEAHMVTSAGFNALLKVVEEPPEHLKFIFATTEPEKVIGTIRSRTHHYPFRLVPPGTLREYLGEVCGHEGIPVEDGVLPLVVRAGAGSVRDSMSVMDQLLAAAGEAGVTYAMATSLLGYTDGSLLDSVVEAFASGDGAAAFEVVDRVIEGGNDPRRFVADLLERLRDLVILAAVPDAAEKGLIDAPADVVERMQAQAGVFGAAELSRAADLVNEGLTEMRGATSPRLQLELICARVMLPAAYGDERSVMARLDRIERGVNFSGGGGGPVMGYVPGPEVHGAAPMSAGQAVPAGSGPAAARAAVRGAGPGGAGSGAGAAQGAGAAPEPAVPAAPAAPTAPAASAPPAAPVAPPAAAQPQAPAASPPAGAPAGAAPGAWPTATAAGSGRRPGGWPTAAPAGGGQPPAPSAPAPTPTPAAAPAAAAPAPAAAPAPGGPDPRMLWPNILEAVKNRRRFTWILLSQNAQVTGFDGTTLQIGFVNAGARDNFASSGSEEVLRQALAEQFNVQWKIEAIVDASGGSGGTGGSAPPAPAGSGFGGGYGGGGYGGGGYGAAPSAPRPAPQQPPAPAPRPATPQGGPSASHAPAASAPASTPPPAPEPPPVAPEDDIPEDDDPDLDESALSGHDLIVRELGATVVEEFSNE from the coding sequence GTGTCGTCTCTCGCGCTGTACCGCCGCTATCGCCCGGAGTCGTTCGCCGAGGTCATCGGGCAGGAGCATGTCACCGACCCGTTGCAGCAGGCGCTGCGGAACAACCGGGTCAATCACGCGTACCTGTTCAGCGGTCCGCGCGGATGCGGCAAGACGACCAGTGCGCGGATTCTGGCGCGCTGTCTGAACTGCGAGCAGGGGCCTACGCCGACGCCTTGCGGGGAGTGCCAGTCGTGCCGCGATCTCGCTCGGAACGGGCCGGGATCCATCGACGTCATCGAGATCGACGCCGCCTCGCACGGTGGTGTCGATGATGCCCGTGACCTGCGGGAAAAGGCCTTCTTCGGGCCGGCGAGCAGTCGGTACAAGATCTACATCATCGACGAGGCCCACATGGTCACGTCGGCCGGGTTCAACGCGCTGCTGAAGGTCGTGGAGGAGCCGCCGGAGCACCTCAAGTTCATCTTCGCCACGACTGAGCCCGAGAAGGTCATCGGGACGATTAGGTCGCGCACCCATCACTACCCCTTCCGGCTCGTGCCGCCGGGGACCCTTCGGGAGTACCTGGGCGAGGTCTGTGGGCACGAGGGCATCCCCGTCGAGGACGGAGTGCTTCCTCTGGTCGTACGGGCTGGTGCGGGGTCCGTGCGTGACTCCATGTCCGTCATGGATCAGCTGCTCGCGGCGGCGGGCGAGGCCGGTGTGACGTATGCCATGGCGACCTCGCTGCTCGGGTACACGGACGGGTCGCTGCTCGATTCGGTCGTCGAGGCCTTCGCCTCCGGTGACGGCGCCGCGGCCTTCGAGGTCGTGGACCGGGTCATCGAGGGGGGCAACGACCCCCGACGGTTCGTCGCCGACCTGCTGGAGCGGCTGCGGGATCTCGTGATTCTGGCCGCGGTGCCCGACGCCGCCGAGAAGGGGCTCATCGACGCTCCGGCCGATGTGGTGGAGCGGATGCAGGCCCAGGCCGGCGTCTTCGGCGCCGCCGAGCTGAGCCGCGCCGCCGACCTCGTCAACGAGGGGCTGACGGAGATGCGCGGCGCCACCTCGCCGCGGCTCCAGCTCGAACTCATCTGCGCGCGTGTGATGCTGCCCGCCGCGTACGGGGACGAGCGGTCCGTCATGGCCCGGCTGGACCGTATCGAGCGCGGGGTGAACTTCTCCGGTGGCGGGGGCGGCCCTGTCATGGGGTACGTGCCCGGGCCCGAGGTGCATGGTGCGGCGCCCATGTCGGCGGGCCAGGCGGTTCCCGCGGGGAGCGGGCCCGCGGCGGCTCGGGCGGCGGTGCGGGGGGCCGGGCCTGGAGGAGCCGGTTCGGGCGCCGGGGCCGCGCAGGGCGCGGGAGCGGCACCCGAGCCGGCCGTGCCCGCGGCTCCTGCGGCGCCTACCGCTCCTGCGGCCAGCGCGCCCCCTGCTGCCCCGGTGGCCCCTCCCGCGGCCGCGCAGCCGCAGGCTCCGGCCGCTTCGCCCCCGGCCGGCGCTCCGGCAGGGGCTGCCCCCGGCGCCTGGCCCACCGCGACGGCCGCGGGCAGTGGCCGACGTCCCGGGGGGTGGCCGACGGCGGCACCCGCGGGTGGGGGCCAGCCTCCGGCACCGTCGGCTCCCGCGCCGACACCCACTCCCGCCGCCGCTCCTGCCGCGGCCGCACCCGCCCCCGCCGCGGCTCCGGCCCCCGGCGGTCCCGACCCCCGCATGCTGTGGCCGAACATCCTGGAGGCGGTGAAGAACCGCCGCCGGTTCACCTGGATCCTGCTCAGCCAGAACGCGCAGGTGACCGGCTTCGACGGTACGACCCTGCAGATCGGCTTCGTCAACGCGGGCGCGCGGGACAACTTCGCGAGCAGCGGCAGCGAGGAAGTGCTGCGGCAGGCGCTGGCCGAGCAGTTCAACGTCCAGTGGAAGATCGAGGCGATCGTCGACGCCTCAGGAGGTTCGGGCGGTACGGGTGGCTCCGCGCCGCCTGCTCCCGCCGGCTCCGGATTCGGCGGCGGTTACGGCGGTGGCGGTTACGGCGGTGGCGGTTACGGCGCGGCCCCGTCCGCCCCGCGCCCCGCGCCCCAGCAGCCACCGGCCCCGGCTCCGCGCCCCGCGACGCCCCAGGGCGGCCCGTCCGCGAGCCACGCTCCGGCCGCGTCCGCCCCGGCATCGACCCCTCCTCCGGCTCCCGAACCGCCTCCGGTCGCCCCTGAGGACGACATCCCCGAGGACGACGACCCCGACCTCGACGAGTCCGCCCTCTCGGGCCACGACCTGATCGTCCGCGAGCTGGGGGCGACGGTGGTGGAGGAGTTCTCCAACGAGTAA
- the trxB gene encoding thioredoxin-disulfide reductase, with protein MPTSDEIREVIVIGSGAAGYTAALYAARAQLKPLVFGGAVSVGGALTTTTEVENFPGFPEGIDGPDLMANMRAQAERFGAEIVEDDIVSVDLTGETKEVTDSAGTVHRARTVIVATGSGYRKLDLPREDQLSGHGVSWCATCDGFFFRDRDIVVVGGGDTAMEEATFLTRFARSVTVVHRRSTLRASKVMQNRAFADDKISFAFDTEIAEIKEKNGVLDGVVLRDVSTGATRDLDVTGLFIAIGHDPRTELFKGQLELDGNGYLKVQSPSTRTNIPGVFAAGDVVDHIYRQAITAAGSGCAAALDAERYLAALGEDSAETTEAAVALAEERRRTRTR; from the coding sequence GTGCCCACGAGTGACGAGATACGCGAGGTCATCGTCATAGGCTCCGGCGCCGCCGGATACACCGCCGCTCTCTACGCCGCCCGCGCCCAGCTCAAGCCGCTCGTCTTCGGCGGCGCGGTCTCCGTCGGCGGTGCGCTCACCACGACCACCGAGGTCGAGAACTTCCCCGGCTTCCCCGAGGGCATCGACGGCCCGGACCTGATGGCGAACATGCGGGCGCAGGCGGAGAGATTCGGCGCCGAGATCGTCGAGGACGACATCGTCTCCGTCGACCTGACCGGTGAGACCAAGGAGGTCACCGACTCCGCAGGAACCGTCCACCGCGCCCGGACCGTGATCGTCGCGACCGGCTCCGGCTACCGCAAGCTCGACCTGCCCCGCGAGGACCAGCTGTCCGGCCACGGCGTGTCCTGGTGCGCGACCTGCGACGGCTTCTTCTTCCGCGACCGCGACATCGTGGTCGTCGGCGGCGGCGACACCGCGATGGAGGAAGCCACCTTCCTCACCCGCTTTGCGCGCTCCGTGACCGTCGTCCACCGCCGCTCCACCCTGCGCGCCTCCAAGGTCATGCAGAACCGAGCTTTCGCCGACGACAAGATCTCCTTCGCCTTCGACACCGAGATCGCCGAGATCAAGGAGAAGAACGGCGTGCTCGACGGCGTCGTCCTGCGCGACGTCTCCACCGGCGCCACCCGCGACCTGGACGTGACCGGCCTGTTCATCGCCATCGGCCACGACCCGCGCACGGAGCTGTTCAAGGGCCAGCTGGAGCTGGACGGCAACGGCTATCTCAAGGTGCAGTCCCCCTCCACGCGTACGAACATCCCCGGTGTCTTCGCCGCCGGAGACGTCGTCGACCACATCTACCGCCAAGCCATCACCGCCGCCGGGAGCGGCTGTGCGGCCGCCCTGGACGCCGAGCGCTACCTCGCGGCCCTCGGCGAGGATTCCGCGGAGACGACCGAAGCCGCGGTCGCGCTGGCCGAGGAGCGGCGGCGTACCCGGACCAGGTGA
- a CDS encoding arsenate reductase ArsC, whose translation MSSSPLASVLFVCVHNAGRSQMAAGFLDHLAGDRIEVRSAGSVPGDQVNPSAVEAMKELGIDISGQKPKILTTEAVQASDYVITMGCGDACPIFPGKKYLDWALEDPAGKGVEAVRPIRDEIKTRIEALIAEIDTQQGA comes from the coding sequence ATGTCCTCCAGCCCGCTCGCCTCCGTGCTGTTCGTCTGCGTCCACAACGCCGGGCGCTCGCAGATGGCGGCCGGATTCCTCGACCACCTCGCGGGCGACCGGATCGAGGTTCGCTCCGCCGGCTCCGTCCCGGGTGACCAGGTCAACCCGTCCGCGGTCGAGGCGATGAAGGAACTCGGCATCGACATCTCCGGCCAGAAGCCGAAGATCCTGACCACGGAGGCCGTCCAGGCGTCCGACTACGTCATCACCATGGGCTGCGGCGACGCGTGCCCGATCTTCCCGGGCAAGAAATACCTCGACTGGGCGCTGGAGGACCCGGCGGGCAAGGGCGTGGAGGCGGTCCGCCCGATCCGCGACGAGATCAAGACCCGCATCGAGGCCCTGATCGCCGAGATCGACACCCAGCAGGGGGCGTGA
- a CDS encoding ArsR/SmtB family transcription factor — protein MMTSVDTDLMRVLADPLRLRIVTLLAKETLCSTHLIEETGARQTNLSNHLKVLREAGVVETEPCGRFTYYRLKPDVIASLAGHFADLAETARVTAENNIKRSCP, from the coding sequence ATGATGACGTCGGTCGACACTGATCTGATGCGGGTTCTCGCGGACCCGCTCCGGCTCCGGATCGTCACCCTGCTCGCCAAGGAGACGCTCTGCAGCACCCATCTCATCGAGGAGACGGGAGCCAGGCAGACCAACCTCTCCAACCATCTGAAGGTGCTGCGCGAGGCCGGGGTCGTGGAGACGGAACCATGCGGCCGGTTCACCTACTACAGGCTCAAGCCCGACGTCATCGCCTCACTCGCCGGTCACTTCGCCGACCTCGCGGAGACCGCACGCGTCACCGCCGAGAACAACATCAAGCGGTCCTGCCCCTGA
- a CDS encoding aquaporin, which translates to MTTTHESAAGAAISVDSPQPAPGATPPRTPLAARAAAELVGTAALVAVVVGSGIQATGLTKDVGLQLLANSLATVFGLGVLITLLGPVSGAHFNPAVTLAEWWTARRGGAGVTLREAAVYVPAQIVGAIAGAVLADAMFGEPLVKWSTHDRSAGHLLLGEVVATAGLILLIFGLSRTDRLHFAPVAVASYIGAAYWFTSSTSFANPAVTIGRAFTDTFAGIAPGSVAGFIGMQLIGAVVGLALVALIFLPGRTAQEQPAA; encoded by the coding sequence TTGACCACCACCCACGAGAGCGCTGCGGGCGCCGCCATATCCGTCGACTCGCCCCAGCCCGCTCCCGGGGCAACTCCGCCCCGTACGCCGCTCGCTGCCCGGGCCGCCGCCGAACTGGTGGGCACCGCGGCCCTGGTGGCGGTCGTGGTCGGCTCGGGCATCCAGGCCACCGGACTGACGAAGGACGTCGGCCTGCAGCTGCTGGCCAACTCCCTGGCCACCGTCTTCGGCCTCGGCGTCCTGATCACCCTGCTCGGCCCGGTCTCCGGCGCGCACTTCAACCCCGCCGTCACCCTGGCCGAGTGGTGGACCGCCCGTCGCGGCGGCGCCGGCGTCACGCTGCGCGAGGCAGCCGTGTACGTCCCCGCCCAGATCGTCGGCGCGATCGCGGGCGCCGTCCTGGCCGACGCGATGTTCGGCGAACCGCTGGTGAAGTGGTCCACCCACGACCGCTCCGCCGGCCACCTGCTCCTCGGTGAGGTCGTCGCCACCGCCGGCCTCATCCTGCTGATCTTCGGCCTGTCCCGCACCGACCGGCTGCACTTCGCGCCCGTCGCGGTCGCCTCGTACATCGGCGCGGCGTACTGGTTCACCTCGTCGACGTCCTTCGCCAACCCGGCGGTGACGATCGGCCGCGCCTTCACCGACACCTTCGCGGGCATCGCACCCGGCTCGGTCGCGGGGTTCATCGGCATGCAGCTCATCGGGGCCGTGGTCGGACTGGCGCTGGTGGCGCTCATCTTCCTGCCGGGGCGGACGGCTCAGGAGCAGCCCGCCGCATGA
- a CDS encoding ArsR/SmtB family transcription factor gives MSNTKALPLLEPEAPEAVAPCCPPLTERPLTAEEAEKTARMFKALGDPVRLRLFSLVASHEGGEACVCDISDVGVSQPTVSHHLKKLKEAGLLTSERRGTWVYYRVEPSVVAAMGQMLGTLG, from the coding sequence ATGTCGAATACGAAGGCGCTGCCGCTGTTGGAACCCGAGGCCCCCGAGGCCGTGGCGCCGTGCTGCCCGCCGCTCACTGAGCGTCCGCTGACCGCCGAGGAGGCGGAGAAGACCGCCCGGATGTTCAAGGCGCTCGGCGATCCCGTGCGTCTGAGGCTGTTCTCGCTGGTCGCCTCGCACGAGGGCGGCGAGGCGTGCGTGTGCGACATCTCCGACGTCGGCGTCTCCCAGCCGACCGTCTCCCACCACCTGAAAAAGCTCAAGGAAGCCGGCCTGCTCACCTCCGAGCGGCGCGGCACCTGGGTCTACTACCGGGTCGAGCCCTCGGTGGTGGCCGCGATGGGGCAGATGCTCGGCACCCTCGGCTGA
- a CDS encoding FAD-dependent oxidoreductase, translated as MAVSINSVPTDTDQLPVVVIGAGPIGLAAAAHLIERGLEPLVLEAGPYAGTAVRGWAHVRLFSPWAEVTDPAAEKLLAPTGWTRPDGAAYPTGGDWAERYLQPLADVLGDKVRYGAAVTGVARAGRDRIVDSGRDEQPFTVHIRMADGREERLAARAVIDAAGTWSTPSPMGADGLPALGETAAADRISYRVPDLKNPAVRARYAGRRTAVVGSGASAFTALAHLADLAEESEGTHAVWILRRGIGAGTYGGGEADQLPARGALGLRAKAAVEDGHASAATGFRTQAVERDGDRLVLVAEDGRRLDPVDEIIVLTGFRPDLSFLSEVRLGLDERLQAPTALAPLIDPNVHSCGTVHPHGVNELSHPEHGVYLVGMKSYGRAPTFLAMTGYEQVRSIAAAIAGDQEAAERVELTLPETGVCGGAGLFDEPEHAEQSGGGCCAAPSTLQIGIGAPVSSGGC; from the coding sequence GTGGCTGTGTCCATCAACAGCGTGCCCACCGACACCGACCAGCTGCCCGTCGTGGTCATCGGAGCCGGCCCCATCGGCCTCGCCGCAGCCGCCCATCTCATCGAGCGCGGCCTCGAACCGCTGGTCCTGGAAGCCGGACCGTACGCCGGCACCGCCGTACGCGGCTGGGCGCACGTACGGCTGTTCTCCCCCTGGGCCGAGGTCACCGACCCCGCCGCCGAGAAGCTCCTGGCCCCGACCGGGTGGACTCGCCCCGACGGGGCGGCCTACCCCACCGGCGGCGACTGGGCCGAGCGCTATCTGCAGCCACTCGCGGACGTCCTCGGCGACAAGGTCCGCTACGGCGCAGCGGTGACCGGGGTGGCCCGCGCCGGCCGGGACCGGATCGTCGACTCGGGCCGCGACGAGCAGCCCTTCACCGTGCACATCCGAATGGCCGACGGCCGTGAGGAACGGCTCGCTGCCCGCGCTGTCATCGACGCTGCCGGCACCTGGTCCACGCCCAGTCCGATGGGCGCCGACGGCTTGCCCGCCCTCGGCGAGACGGCCGCCGCCGACCGCATCTCCTACCGCGTCCCCGACCTCAAGAACCCGGCCGTACGCGCCCGTTACGCGGGCAGGCGCACCGCAGTCGTCGGCTCCGGAGCCTCCGCGTTCACCGCCCTCGCCCATCTCGCCGACCTGGCCGAGGAGAGCGAAGGGACCCACGCCGTGTGGATCCTGCGCCGGGGTATCGGCGCCGGCACGTACGGCGGCGGCGAGGCCGACCAACTGCCCGCCCGCGGAGCCCTGGGCCTGCGCGCCAAGGCCGCCGTCGAGGACGGCCACGCGAGCGCCGCCACCGGCTTCCGCACCCAGGCCGTCGAACGGGACGGCGACCGGCTCGTCCTGGTCGCCGAGGACGGGCGCCGCCTCGACCCGGTCGACGAGATCATCGTCCTCACCGGCTTCCGCCCCGACCTCTCCTTCCTCTCCGAGGTCCGCCTCGGTCTGGACGAACGCCTCCAGGCCCCGACCGCGCTGGCCCCGCTGATCGACCCGAACGTGCACTCCTGCGGCACGGTCCACCCGCACGGCGTGAACGAGCTCTCCCACCCGGAGCACGGCGTCTATCTGGTCGGCATGAAGTCCTACGGTCGCGCCCCCACGTTCCTGGCGATGACCGGCTACGAGCAGGTCCGCTCCATCGCCGCCGCGATCGCCGGCGACCAGGAGGCCGCCGAGCGCGTCGAACTCACCCTGCCGGAGACCGGAGTCTGCGGCGGCGCGGGCCTGTTCGACGAGCCGGAGCACGCCGAGCAGTCCGGCGGTGGCTGCTGCGCCGCCCCGTCCACCCTTCAGATCGGCATCGGCGCCCCGGTCTCCTCCGGCGGCTGCTGA